In Microbacterium laevaniformans, a single window of DNA contains:
- a CDS encoding acetyl/propionyl/methylcrotonyl-CoA carboxylase subunit alpha, producing the protein MPRSLDLTPARPQITKVLVANRGEIAVRVIRAARDSGKASVAVYADQDRDAMHAKLADEAYALEGATSADTYLSIEKILSVARRSGADAVHPGYGFLAENAEFARAVTAAGMIWIGPSPEAIEALGDKVTARHVAEKVGAPLAPGTPGPVAGADEVVAFAEQVGLPIAIKAAYGGGGRGLKVARELGEVAEMFESATREAVAAFGRGECFVEKYLDKPRHVETQCLADAEGNVVVVSTRDCSLQRRHQKLVEEAPAPFLTDAQKETLYASSKAILREVGYVGAGTCEFLIGADGTISFLEVNTRLQVEHPVSEEVTGIDLVREQFRLAEGGTLDYDDPEPLGHSIEFRINGEDPGRGFLPQPGRIHQFKTFGGPGIRLDSGVTAGDSVSGAFDSLLGKLIVTGRTREEALERSRRALDEFEVAGMPTVLPFHRKVVRDPAFTAEDGHFGVFTRWIETEFVNDIAPWDGEAEAPADAEPRHTVVVEVAGKRLEVSLPDRIALAPAKIGRPVAAPPSRRSHAPSSVAGASGDAVTSPMQATVVKVAVEEGQSVVKGDLVVVLEAMKMEQPIPAHKDGVVGAINADPGTTVSAGHQLLTIS; encoded by the coding sequence ATGCCACGCTCACTGGACCTGACGCCCGCGCGCCCGCAGATCACAAAAGTGCTCGTCGCGAACCGCGGAGAGATCGCGGTCCGAGTGATCCGCGCCGCTCGCGACTCGGGGAAGGCGTCGGTGGCGGTCTACGCCGACCAGGACCGCGACGCCATGCACGCCAAGCTCGCCGACGAGGCGTACGCGCTCGAGGGCGCCACGAGCGCCGACACCTACCTGTCGATCGAGAAGATCCTCTCGGTCGCCCGCCGCTCCGGCGCCGACGCGGTGCACCCCGGTTACGGCTTTCTCGCGGAGAATGCGGAGTTCGCTCGCGCCGTCACCGCCGCCGGCATGATCTGGATCGGCCCGTCGCCCGAGGCGATCGAGGCTCTGGGCGACAAGGTCACGGCCCGCCACGTCGCCGAGAAGGTGGGCGCTCCCCTGGCCCCGGGCACCCCGGGGCCAGTCGCCGGGGCCGATGAGGTCGTCGCCTTCGCCGAGCAGGTGGGCCTTCCCATCGCGATCAAGGCCGCCTACGGCGGCGGCGGCCGCGGTCTCAAGGTCGCCCGCGAACTCGGCGAAGTCGCCGAGATGTTCGAGTCGGCCACCCGTGAGGCGGTCGCGGCCTTCGGCCGCGGCGAGTGCTTCGTGGAGAAGTACCTCGACAAGCCGCGCCACGTCGAGACGCAGTGCCTCGCGGATGCCGAGGGCAACGTCGTCGTCGTCTCCACGCGCGACTGCTCGCTGCAGCGGCGCCATCAGAAGCTCGTCGAGGAGGCACCGGCCCCCTTCCTGACCGACGCGCAGAAGGAGACGCTGTACGCGTCGTCGAAGGCGATCCTCCGCGAGGTCGGCTACGTCGGCGCGGGCACCTGCGAGTTCCTCATCGGCGCGGACGGCACGATCTCCTTCCTCGAGGTGAACACGCGCCTCCAGGTCGAGCACCCCGTCTCCGAGGAGGTCACGGGCATCGACCTCGTCCGCGAGCAGTTCCGCCTCGCCGAGGGCGGCACCCTCGACTACGACGACCCCGAGCCGCTCGGCCACTCGATCGAGTTCCGCATCAACGGGGAAGACCCGGGCCGCGGCTTCCTCCCCCAGCCCGGACGCATCCACCAGTTCAAGACGTTCGGCGGCCCCGGCATCCGTCTGGACTCCGGCGTCACCGCCGGCGACAGCGTCTCCGGCGCGTTCGACTCGCTGCTGGGCAAGCTCATCGTCACCGGGCGCACCCGCGAAGAGGCCCTGGAGCGCTCCCGCCGCGCCCTCGACGAGTTCGAGGTCGCCGGGATGCCCACCGTGCTGCCCTTCCACCGCAAGGTCGTGCGCGACCCGGCGTTCACGGCCGAGGACGGTCACTTCGGCGTGTTCACACGCTGGATCGAGACCGAGTTCGTCAACGACATCGCGCCGTGGGACGGCGAAGCCGAAGCTCCGGCCGATGCCGAGCCGCGCCACACCGTGGTCGTCGAGGTGGCGGGAAAGCGGCTCGAGGTGAGCCTGCCCGACCGCATCGCATTGGCCCCGGCCAAGATCGGTCGCCCGGTGGCGGCGCCGCCTTCGCGTCGCTCGCACGCGCCCTCCTCGGTCGCCGGTGCGTCCGGCGACGCGGTCACGTCGCCGATGCAGGCCACGGTCGTCAAGGTCGCCGTCGAGGAAGGCCAGTCGGTGGTCAAGGGCGACCTGGTCGTCGTCCTGGAGGCCATGAAGATGGAACAGCCCATTCCCGCGCACAAGGACGGTGTCGTCGGCGCGATCAACGCCGACCCCGGCACCACGGTGTCGGCCGGCCACCAGCTGCTCACGATCTCCTGA
- a CDS encoding Maf family protein codes for MRVCLASTSPARLMLMRQAGIEPLLRAPEVDEEAVIDDIQAREARVLPPDEHVLLLARRKAADVTVSLVRELPDFDGVVVGGDSMFEIDGQVLGKPLRPEVAVARWEQMRGKTGVLHSGHSVIRVRPGQPAREEYAVAAAAVTFVSDISDAEIAAYVATGEPLQVAGAFTVDSLGGPFIERVDGDPSTVVGMSLSTVRRLCKALGVVWTDLWTSSPSHRDGAQKEDATS; via the coding sequence ATGCGCGTGTGCCTCGCCTCCACCTCGCCCGCCCGACTCATGCTCATGCGCCAGGCCGGCATCGAGCCGCTGCTGCGTGCGCCTGAGGTCGATGAGGAGGCGGTCATCGACGACATCCAGGCGCGGGAGGCGCGTGTCCTGCCTCCTGACGAGCATGTTCTGCTGCTCGCACGACGCAAAGCGGCCGACGTCACGGTCTCCCTCGTGCGCGAACTGCCCGACTTCGACGGAGTCGTCGTCGGCGGCGACTCCATGTTCGAGATCGACGGTCAGGTGCTCGGCAAGCCGCTGCGGCCCGAGGTCGCCGTGGCGCGGTGGGAGCAGATGCGAGGCAAGACGGGCGTGCTGCACTCGGGCCACAGCGTCATCCGCGTTCGCCCCGGGCAGCCGGCGCGCGAGGAGTACGCCGTGGCCGCCGCCGCCGTCACCTTCGTCTCCGATATCTCGGATGCCGAGATCGCCGCGTATGTCGCCACCGGCGAACCGTTGCAGGTGGCCGGAGCATTCACGGTGGACAGCCTGGGCGGACCGTTCATCGAGCGCGTGGACGGCGATCCCTCCACGGTGGTGGGGATGTCGCTGTCGACCGTGCGCCGCCTGTGCAAGGCGCTCGGCGTCGTCTGGACCGATCTGTGGACGTCGTCCCCCTCCCACCGCGACGGCGCGCAGAAGGAGGACGCGACTTCGTAG
- a CDS encoding class I SAM-dependent RNA methyltransferase — protein MQPGDLLDLDITDVAHGGVFIARHEGRVVFVSDAVPGERVRVRLTETAKSSFWRGAVVDVLDASPHRRPHVWAAADVEVDPDLRPGGADFGHIALPHQRELKTRVLLDALERFGGLEQPSATMSGARPVLSERGEVLAEESADATRWRTRVSLHVDDAGRVGPFAARTHRVIEVDDLPLATAEIARVARSLSAPAGRVDLVQPADGRVRVVARPGALRDGRSGSPRRGAGPRRGAQRAVAEDAAARKTVVEEVDGRPFRLDAGGFWQVHRLAAHTLSSAVADVVRDAGGVDPEAQHLDLYGGVGLFAATLAGLGGPATRITTVESDPAATEHAGENLADWIGARAETARTERFLARLQAQAGAAERARLGRGVTLLDPPRAGAGRDVVDAVAALAPASVVYVACDPFALSRDLGWFRERGYDVRRIAAFDLFPHSHHVEAVALLQREP, from the coding sequence ATGCAGCCCGGAGACCTCCTCGACCTCGACATCACCGACGTGGCCCACGGGGGCGTTTTCATCGCCCGTCATGAGGGGCGGGTCGTGTTCGTCTCCGATGCGGTTCCCGGCGAACGCGTCCGCGTGCGCCTGACCGAGACCGCCAAGTCATCCTTCTGGCGCGGCGCCGTCGTCGACGTCCTCGACGCATCGCCGCACCGACGCCCGCACGTCTGGGCGGCCGCCGACGTGGAGGTCGACCCCGACCTGCGCCCCGGCGGCGCCGATTTCGGGCACATCGCCCTGCCGCACCAGCGGGAGCTGAAGACGCGCGTGCTTCTGGACGCCCTCGAGAGGTTCGGCGGCCTCGAGCAGCCGTCGGCGACGATGAGCGGCGCGCGCCCGGTGCTCTCGGAGCGCGGCGAGGTCCTCGCGGAGGAGTCCGCGGACGCGACCCGGTGGCGCACCCGCGTCAGCCTGCACGTCGACGACGCCGGCCGTGTCGGCCCCTTCGCCGCGCGCACGCACCGGGTCATCGAGGTGGACGATCTGCCCTTGGCGACCGCGGAGATCGCCCGCGTCGCGCGCAGCCTGTCGGCGCCGGCGGGTCGGGTCGACCTCGTGCAGCCCGCCGACGGTCGGGTGCGGGTGGTGGCCCGGCCCGGCGCGCTCCGCGACGGACGCTCCGGCTCGCCCCGCCGCGGAGCCGGTCCGCGCCGGGGAGCGCAGCGGGCCGTGGCCGAGGATGCCGCCGCGCGCAAGACTGTCGTCGAAGAGGTGGACGGCCGTCCCTTCCGACTCGACGCCGGCGGATTCTGGCAGGTGCATCGGCTCGCCGCGCACACGCTGTCGTCGGCCGTCGCCGACGTGGTGCGCGATGCCGGCGGCGTCGACCCGGAAGCGCAGCACCTCGACCTCTACGGCGGCGTCGGCCTGTTCGCCGCGACACTGGCCGGCCTCGGCGGCCCCGCGACGCGCATCACGACCGTCGAATCCGACCCCGCGGCGACCGAGCATGCGGGGGAGAACCTCGCCGACTGGATCGGCGCCCGGGCCGAGACTGCGCGCACCGAGCGCTTCCTCGCCCGGCTGCAGGCGCAGGCGGGCGCCGCCGAGCGCGCGCGGCTGGGTCGCGGCGTGACGCTGCTCGATCCCCCGCGGGCCGGCGCCGGCAGGGACGTCGTCGACGCCGTCGCGGCGCTGGCGCCGGCATCCGTCGTCTACGTCGCGTGCGATCCCTTCGCACTCTCCCGCGACCTCGGATGGTTCCGCGAGCGCGGCTACGACGTGCGGCGGATCGCGGCGTTCGATCTGTTCCCGCACTCGCATCACGTGGAGGCCGTCGCTCTCCTGCAGCGCGAGCCATGA
- a CDS encoding response regulator transcription factor, translating to MTRVALIDDHESVRLGLEAACARAVTKEVVFSGSSVRAYLEWRRRSGSAPVDIVVLDLTLGDGTTVTENVTSIIADGSPVLIHSVADRPAAVREALAAGAAGVISKASRIDDVIAAIRTVARGEALDNVEWASAVDGDRAFADAQLSNRERDVLRLYAAGLPLKAVADRLGIAYSTAKENITRVRTKYVEVGRPAPTKVDLLRRAMEDGLMAGHAGTAAGGD from the coding sequence ATGACCCGCGTCGCTCTCATCGATGACCACGAGTCCGTGCGCCTCGGGCTCGAGGCGGCGTGCGCGCGTGCCGTGACCAAGGAGGTCGTCTTCTCCGGCAGCAGCGTGCGGGCCTACCTCGAGTGGCGCCGGCGGTCGGGCTCGGCTCCCGTCGACATCGTCGTCCTCGACCTCACGCTCGGCGACGGCACCACCGTCACCGAGAACGTGACCAGCATCATCGCCGACGGCTCACCCGTGCTCATCCACAGCGTCGCCGACCGGCCGGCGGCGGTGCGCGAGGCGCTGGCCGCCGGGGCCGCCGGCGTCATCAGCAAGGCATCCCGCATCGACGACGTCATCGCCGCCATCCGCACCGTGGCCCGCGGCGAGGCGCTCGACAACGTCGAATGGGCCAGCGCCGTCGACGGCGACCGCGCCTTCGCCGACGCGCAGCTGTCCAATCGGGAGCGCGACGTGCTGCGGCTGTACGCCGCCGGCCTGCCCTTGAAGGCCGTCGCCGACCGCCTCGGCATCGCGTACTCCACGGCGAAGGAGAACATCACGCGGGTGCGCACCAAGTACGTCGAGGTCGGCCGTCCCGCCCCCACCAAGGTCGATCTGCTCCGCCGTGCGATGGAGGACGGCCTGATGGCCGGCCATGCCGGAACGGCGGCCGGTGGCGACTGA
- a CDS encoding sensor histidine kinase — protein MATEPLPIAVDPAVRRPLGDIAAGAERFTQARVERIIRTVVALGCAVLGTQAFLNALGSHQEAPAAHLPLLLVVFIPLGVMIAASVAGVGVRTAAGVFAVVFPIALLCWPLVTHGRVDAAEGSPWIWYLLNVGTTAAVLAFGLPLQIAWAAVIPILYAIARLTQLDGAPADVVDVVRDAVFAAILAAVVITLGRLLRGVAVGIDQARSEAVASYAVAAAHNAAETERVAVAALMHDSVLAALIAAERAHTEREEALATAMAREALMRLANTDQDSGEGPDEPVAVTAIAAALRRVVADLDADAPVAADIAAAAPLVPGRVARAVVLAATQAVSNAIVHAHGEGLRVALRADGQRLRVQVTDRGPGFDPASIPDDRLGIRGSIVARMAAVGGRARVRTAADGTHVVLDWEFSR, from the coding sequence GTGGCGACTGAGCCCCTGCCGATCGCCGTCGACCCGGCGGTCCGGCGTCCGCTGGGAGACATCGCGGCGGGAGCGGAGCGGTTCACGCAGGCGCGTGTGGAGCGGATCATCCGCACCGTCGTCGCCCTCGGGTGCGCCGTGCTGGGCACGCAGGCGTTCCTCAATGCGCTCGGCTCGCACCAGGAGGCGCCCGCCGCGCACCTGCCGCTGCTGCTGGTGGTGTTCATTCCGCTGGGGGTGATGATCGCGGCATCCGTCGCGGGGGTCGGGGTGCGCACCGCGGCGGGCGTCTTCGCCGTCGTCTTCCCGATCGCCCTGCTCTGCTGGCCCCTCGTCACCCACGGGCGGGTGGATGCCGCGGAGGGCTCGCCCTGGATCTGGTATCTGCTGAACGTCGGCACCACGGCGGCCGTGCTGGCCTTCGGTCTTCCCCTGCAGATCGCGTGGGCGGCGGTCATCCCGATCCTGTACGCGATCGCCCGGCTGACCCAACTCGATGGCGCCCCCGCGGACGTCGTCGATGTCGTGCGCGATGCGGTCTTCGCCGCGATCCTCGCGGCGGTGGTGATCACCCTCGGGCGTCTGCTGCGGGGTGTGGCGGTGGGCATCGATCAGGCGCGCAGCGAGGCCGTCGCCTCCTACGCCGTCGCCGCCGCCCACAATGCCGCCGAGACCGAGCGGGTCGCCGTCGCCGCGCTCATGCACGACAGCGTGCTGGCGGCGCTCATCGCTGCGGAGCGGGCACACACGGAGCGCGAGGAGGCGCTGGCGACGGCGATGGCGCGCGAGGCCCTGATGCGCCTGGCCAACACCGATCAGGATTCCGGGGAGGGGCCCGACGAGCCGGTCGCTGTGACGGCGATTGCGGCCGCCCTTCGCCGGGTGGTGGCCGATCTCGATGCGGACGCGCCCGTCGCCGCCGACATCGCCGCGGCCGCTCCGCTCGTTCCGGGGCGCGTCGCGCGAGCCGTCGTGCTGGCCGCCACGCAGGCCGTCTCCAACGCCATCGTCCATGCGCACGGAGAAGGTCTGCGCGTGGCTCTGCGAGCCGACGGGCAGCGCCTGCGCGTGCAGGTGACCGATCGCGGTCCCGGCTTCGATCCGGCGAGCATCCCCGATGATCGCCTGGGAATTCGTGGGTCCATCGTGGCGCGCATGGCGGCCGTCGGCGGCCGCGCGCGCGTGCGCACGGCGGCGGACGGGACTCACGTCGTCCTGGACTGGGAGTTCTCGCGATGA
- a CDS encoding acyl-CoA carboxylase subunit epsilon has translation MSTPATPASDADMAGADAVHIDIRRGNPTAEELAAVIAVVTEAYEREAADAVVEDGPLRSAWEVSARGLRAPLRRDVAWGRFAG, from the coding sequence ATGAGCACGCCCGCGACGCCCGCGTCGGACGCGGATATGGCCGGTGCGGATGCCGTGCACATCGACATCCGTCGCGGAAACCCCACCGCGGAGGAGCTCGCCGCCGTGATCGCCGTGGTGACCGAGGCCTACGAGCGCGAGGCTGCGGACGCCGTCGTCGAGGACGGTCCGCTGCGTTCGGCGTGGGAGGTCTCGGCGCGCGGCCTGCGTGCGCCCCTGCGGCGCGACGTGGCCTGGGGACGGTTCGCAGGCTGA
- a CDS encoding acyl-CoA carboxylase subunit beta, with protein MQPVTSAQPDLSTTAGKIADLRARYQEAVVDAEVRAQDKQHAKGKMTARERIELLVDPGTFVEFDEYVRHRTTAFGMDRSRPYGDSVVTGVGTIHGRTVAVYAQDFTTFGGSLGEVAGDKIIKIMEYALRGGMPIIGILDSGGARIQEGVVALGKYGEIFRLNTAASGVIPQISIIMGPAAGGAVYSPALTDFVVMVDKTSQMFVTGPDVIKTVTGEDVGMEELGGAYTHNTRSGVAHYLAEDEDDAIDYVRSMVGYLPDNNMAEIPVYENGFEWETTDADRTLNTVVPDSPNQPYDIHQVISHIVDGGDFLEVQPLFAPNIVIGLGRVEGRTVGIIANQPSQMAGTLNIEAGEKASRFVRFCDAFSIPILTLVDVPGYLPGTDQEWTGVIRRGAKLLYAYAEATVPLVTVILRKAYGGAYIVMGSKQLGADVNLAWPTAEIAVMGGQGAVNILYRGEIRKAEEAGEDVAAVRQRLANEYTYNVASPFLAAERGELDGIIEPAQTRVAVAKALRSLRGKRASLPPKKHGNIPL; from the coding sequence GTGCAGCCAGTGACGTCCGCGCAGCCCGACCTGTCCACCACCGCCGGCAAGATCGCCGACCTGCGTGCCCGCTACCAGGAGGCAGTGGTCGACGCGGAGGTCCGCGCTCAGGATAAGCAGCACGCGAAGGGCAAGATGACCGCCCGCGAGCGCATCGAGCTGCTCGTGGACCCCGGGACGTTCGTGGAGTTCGACGAATACGTGCGCCACCGCACGACCGCGTTCGGGATGGACCGGTCGCGCCCCTACGGCGACTCGGTCGTCACGGGCGTGGGGACCATTCACGGTCGCACCGTCGCCGTCTACGCGCAGGACTTCACCACCTTCGGCGGGTCGCTGGGCGAGGTCGCGGGCGACAAGATCATCAAGATCATGGAGTACGCCCTGCGCGGCGGCATGCCGATCATCGGCATTCTCGACTCCGGCGGCGCCCGCATCCAGGAGGGTGTGGTCGCCCTCGGCAAGTACGGCGAGATCTTCCGCCTCAACACCGCTGCGTCGGGTGTGATCCCGCAGATCTCGATCATCATGGGACCGGCCGCCGGCGGCGCCGTGTACTCCCCCGCCCTCACCGACTTCGTGGTCATGGTCGACAAGACCAGCCAGATGTTCGTCACCGGCCCCGACGTCATCAAGACCGTCACCGGCGAGGACGTCGGCATGGAGGAGCTCGGCGGCGCCTACACGCACAACACCCGCTCCGGGGTCGCGCACTACCTGGCCGAGGACGAGGACGATGCGATCGACTACGTCCGCTCGATGGTGGGCTACCTGCCCGACAACAACATGGCGGAGATCCCGGTGTACGAGAACGGCTTCGAGTGGGAGACCACCGACGCCGATCGCACCCTCAACACGGTCGTGCCCGACTCCCCCAACCAGCCGTACGACATCCACCAGGTCATCTCGCACATCGTCGACGGCGGCGACTTCCTCGAGGTCCAGCCGCTGTTCGCACCGAACATCGTCATCGGCCTGGGCCGCGTCGAGGGGCGCACCGTCGGCATCATCGCGAACCAGCCGTCGCAGATGGCCGGCACGCTCAACATCGAGGCGGGCGAGAAGGCGAGCCGCTTCGTGCGCTTCTGCGACGCGTTCTCCATCCCGATCCTGACCCTCGTCGACGTGCCCGGCTACCTTCCCGGCACCGACCAGGAGTGGACCGGCGTGATCCGCCGCGGTGCGAAGCTGCTGTACGCCTACGCCGAGGCGACCGTGCCGTTGGTCACCGTGATCCTGCGCAAGGCATACGGCGGCGCCTACATCGTCATGGGCTCCAAGCAGCTGGGCGCCGACGTCAACCTCGCCTGGCCGACGGCGGAGATCGCCGTGATGGGAGGACAGGGTGCCGTCAACATCCTCTACCGCGGCGAGATCCGCAAGGCGGAGGAGGCCGGCGAAGACGTGGCCGCCGTTCGTCAGCGCCTCGCGAACGAGTACACCTACAACGTCGCGTCGCCCTTCCTGGCGGCCGAGCGCGGCGAGCTGGACGGAATCATCGAGCCCGCGCAGACCCGCGTGGCCGTCGCGAAGGCGCTGCGGTCGCTGCGCGGGAAGCGGGCCAGCCTGCCCCCGAAGAAGCACGGTAACATCCCGCTATGA
- a CDS encoding biotin--[acetyl-CoA-carboxylase] ligase has product MSIPTEGYPLTAAVSPRVHVIESVDSTNAKLIRDAEDDPDGHPHLSLLVTRDQRAGRGRLDRTWVTPPGSALAVSIVLRVGAVAVHDRGWIPLVAGAAMVDAVAAQLPEHTVTLKWPNDVLVDGRKICGILAEVLPTDPHTVILGAGVNTAMAEVDLPVPTATSFAAFGIEADEDRLLAAYVGRLRDLIAQLAVGGGEAVAADVAERCATLGSRVSVSLPDETVLVGTARRLDADGRLVVATGDGVESIVGAGDVVHVR; this is encoded by the coding sequence ATGTCGATTCCCACCGAGGGCTATCCCCTGACCGCCGCCGTCTCACCGCGGGTGCACGTCATCGAGAGCGTCGATTCGACGAACGCGAAGCTCATCCGCGATGCGGAGGACGATCCGGACGGTCATCCGCACCTGTCGCTGCTGGTGACCCGCGACCAACGAGCCGGACGGGGGCGCCTCGATCGCACCTGGGTGACCCCGCCGGGCTCAGCGCTCGCGGTCTCGATCGTGCTCCGGGTCGGTGCGGTGGCCGTGCACGATCGCGGCTGGATCCCGCTCGTCGCCGGTGCGGCCATGGTGGACGCGGTCGCGGCACAGCTGCCCGAACACACCGTGACGCTGAAGTGGCCGAACGACGTGCTGGTGGACGGCCGCAAGATCTGCGGCATCCTCGCGGAGGTCCTCCCGACCGATCCGCACACGGTGATCCTGGGCGCCGGCGTCAACACCGCGATGGCGGAGGTCGACCTGCCCGTGCCCACGGCGACGTCGTTCGCCGCCTTCGGCATCGAGGCCGACGAGGATCGCCTGCTCGCCGCGTACGTCGGAAGACTGCGCGACCTCATCGCGCAGCTCGCGGTCGGCGGCGGCGAGGCCGTCGCCGCGGACGTGGCAGAGCGATGCGCGACGCTCGGCAGCCGCGTGAGCGTCTCGTTGCCGGACGAGACCGTGCTGGTCGGCACCGCCCGACGGCTCGACGCCGACGGTCGTCTCGTCGTCGCCACCGGCGACGGTGTGGAGAGCATCGTGGGTGCCGGTGACGTCGTGCACGTGCGCTGA
- a CDS encoding PH domain-containing protein, which yields MRAHARRLFWSALVLIAVSGATGYFTGNLPEPLQDWMLWVAAGIVVVLLVVIPYVRWWTHTYTVTTRRVVEQSGIFGRRRHEVLHARGYTIAERRGPVQRLWGAGTLVLSNGVDEPLRMVNVPAVRLLHEALSDQVEVSQILAHRDGHWDGATAPLIGDPPPLPR from the coding sequence GTGCGTGCGCACGCGCGGCGGCTGTTCTGGTCGGCACTGGTGCTGATCGCCGTGTCCGGCGCCACCGGATACTTCACCGGCAATCTTCCCGAGCCGCTGCAGGACTGGATGCTGTGGGTGGCTGCGGGGATCGTCGTCGTGTTGCTCGTCGTGATTCCCTACGTCCGGTGGTGGACGCACACGTACACCGTCACGACGCGCCGCGTCGTCGAGCAGTCTGGGATCTTCGGCCGCCGACGTCACGAGGTGCTGCACGCTCGCGGCTACACCATCGCGGAGCGACGCGGACCGGTGCAGCGCCTGTGGGGGGCCGGCACGCTGGTGCTGTCCAACGGTGTCGACGAGCCGCTGCGCATGGTGAACGTCCCTGCCGTCCGTCTGCTGCACGAAGCCCTGTCCGATCAGGTGGAGGTCAGCCAGATCCTCGCGCATCGCGACGGGCACTGGGATGGGGCCACGGCGCCGCTCATCGGCGACCCACCGCCCCTACCACGCTGA
- a CDS encoding 5-(carboxyamino)imidazole ribonucleotide synthase, with the protein MDATKGSTMALTLGIVGGGQLARMMIAPAVELGVQVRVLAEDEGMSAQLAATATGDYRDLDTVRAFARDVDVVTFDHEHVPQDVLRALVADGIPVHPGPDALQFAQDKLAMRARLAELGMPQPEWAAVTDAAGLQGFLDANGGRVVVKTPRGGYDGKGVRVVSDPAEVADWFDGGALLAEELVDFSRELAQQVARSPSGELRAYPVVETVQRDGVCAEVVAPAPRGGARLTEVAASIGTGIAQGLGVTGMLAVELFETTDERLLVNELAMRPHNSGHWSQDGAVTGQFEQHVRAVLDLPLGDPAPRQPWAVMVNILGGPATDSLESRFPAALAAHPAVKVHTYGKAPRPGRKVGHVNAFGDEVDAVVYEARAAAAFFAD; encoded by the coding sequence ATGGATGCGACGAAAGGGAGCACCATGGCACTCACCCTCGGCATCGTGGGCGGTGGACAGCTCGCCCGGATGATGATCGCGCCGGCGGTCGAGCTCGGCGTCCAGGTGCGCGTCCTCGCCGAAGATGAGGGGATGTCGGCGCAGCTCGCTGCCACCGCCACCGGCGACTACCGCGACCTCGACACGGTGCGCGCATTCGCCCGCGACGTCGACGTCGTCACGTTCGATCACGAGCACGTCCCGCAGGACGTGCTGCGGGCGCTGGTAGCCGACGGCATCCCCGTGCACCCCGGTCCCGACGCGCTCCAGTTCGCGCAGGACAAGCTCGCGATGCGAGCGCGCCTGGCCGAGCTCGGTATGCCGCAGCCGGAATGGGCGGCCGTCACCGACGCGGCGGGGCTGCAAGGCTTCCTCGACGCCAACGGCGGGCGCGTGGTCGTCAAGACGCCGCGAGGCGGTTACGACGGCAAGGGGGTGCGGGTCGTCAGCGACCCTGCCGAGGTCGCCGACTGGTTCGACGGCGGTGCGCTGCTGGCCGAGGAGCTGGTCGACTTCTCGCGCGAACTGGCCCAGCAGGTCGCGCGGAGTCCTTCCGGTGAGCTGCGTGCGTATCCCGTCGTCGAGACGGTGCAGCGTGACGGCGTGTGCGCCGAGGTGGTTGCGCCGGCCCCGCGCGGCGGTGCGCGTCTGACCGAGGTCGCGGCGTCGATCGGTACAGGCATCGCCCAAGGGCTGGGCGTGACCGGAATGTTGGCGGTCGAGCTGTTCGAGACGACGGACGAGCGTCTGCTGGTCAACGAGCTCGCCATGCGACCGCACAACAGCGGGCATTGGAGTCAGGACGGTGCCGTCACCGGGCAGTTCGAGCAGCACGTACGCGCGGTGCTCGACCTCCCGCTGGGCGACCCCGCTCCGCGTCAGCCGTGGGCGGTCATGGTGAACATCCTCGGTGGTCCCGCGACCGATTCGCTGGAGAGCCGCTTTCCGGCCGCGCTCGCCGCGCACCCCGCGGTGAAGGTGCACACGTACGGCAAGGCGCCGCGGCCCGGACGCAAGGTGGGCCACGTCAACGCCTTCGGCGACGAGGTGGATGCCGTCGTCTACGAGGCCCGCGCCGCAGCCGCGTTCTTCGCCGACTGA
- the purE gene encoding 5-(carboxyamino)imidazole ribonucleotide mutase, giving the protein MGSDSDWRVMSDASQILSEFTIEHEVEVVSAHRTPDKLLRYGREARERGLRVIIAGAGGAAHLPGMLASVTALPVIGVPVQLATLDGLDSLLSIVQMPAGIPVATVSINGAKNAGLLAARILGASDARIADRVEQYARTLEAQVEEKNLRLKESL; this is encoded by the coding sequence ATGGGATCGGACTCCGACTGGCGCGTCATGAGCGACGCCTCGCAGATCCTCAGCGAGTTCACGATCGAGCACGAGGTGGAGGTCGTCTCCGCGCATCGCACGCCCGACAAGCTGCTGCGCTACGGCCGTGAGGCGCGGGAGCGCGGTCTGCGGGTGATCATCGCCGGGGCCGGCGGCGCGGCCCACCTTCCGGGCATGCTCGCGTCGGTCACGGCGCTGCCGGTCATCGGTGTTCCCGTGCAGCTGGCGACCCTCGACGGTCTCGACTCGCTGCTGAGTATCGTGCAGATGCCGGCGGGGATTCCCGTGGCGACCGTGTCGATCAACGGCGCCAAGAACGCCGGTCTGCTGGCGGCGCGGATCCTCGGTGCGTCCGACGCACGGATCGCCGACCGTGTCGAGCAGTACGCGCGCACGCTGGAGGCGCAGGTCGAGGAGAAGAACCTGCGCTTGAAGGAGTCTCTGTGA